The Felis catus isolate Fca126 chromosome X, F.catus_Fca126_mat1.0, whole genome shotgun sequence genome includes a region encoding these proteins:
- the FANCB gene encoding Fanconi anemia group B protein isoform X2: MSSNEQERLLCYNGEVLIFRLSKGDVAGKGPAEIPILQVRRMVFDRGARAFIQKSTGFFMLKEENSHLKIVCCNCVSDFRIGINLPYVMIQCNKKNTFRYVLLFLHSTNKFEKRLSFRLSHELKDGVRVLNGPLVLWKRAEKFYLISSLNGRVMTVSVNFSSVQWAGEIENLGMVLLGPKACFLSEEGCTQKLSKSDYAIWKTTFCVYSLENEEVISDAYIIPPAYSSVVTCVHVCATENVNNQLRMSLIALTRKNQLISFQNGTPKSVCQLPFGDPCAVQLMDSGGGELFIVSFKSNDICAVWKKNFQVAAKWKKISSVLIDDFIGAGTEQVLLLFQDSLNSDCLSSFTVTDLGNINYSSETLDCNEDDLFEDKEGNHYLMVPPLERRLKVGLASIQELKQHLLLKEKIISKYWKILINLIQGKDESTSAAEKAHLVTLCGKEESPVCTFEEKIPDDFQDSERLVEKIWYRVIDDSLVVGVKTTSSLKLSLNHVTLSLVMDQAHSSSCRLIKCHNRVIKLSRDFPPASCSVPCEIGSEAKRIKLTIDSEEEGEEEEEEEEKDEESSAGEQASEKECVQVITAVTPFSPLLAFIDFCCIVLLQIRERENGNSSEDHYVWCGRLFISPEDLSSRKYLLTFPKKKPIEHVEDLFALLTAFNRACFQITSPTYSLTSMKTWLLEHMKCEVIQEFPEICFCKRPGSFYGTLFNWKQRTPFEGILIVYSRNQTVLFQCLHNLIGALPINCFLKKLKSGSEDFLIDHLASSLEKELVILGSLSSALVEVENNLVQSCEASKEKSSGVVAALSDRKENIHPYRKEFQREKTQTLGTNLKVSGALYREMTLKLAEVQLRSDLAAQKLAGL, encoded by the exons ATGTCATCTAACGAACAAGAAAGGCTCTTGTGTTATAATGGGGAAGTCCTTATTTTTCGATTGTCTAAAGGAGATGTTGCAGGTAAAGGGCCTGCAGAAATACCCATATTACAAGTCAGGAGAATGGTATTTGACAGAGGAGCAAGAGCTTTTATTCAGAAGTCCACTGGATTCTTTATGCTAAAGGAAGAAAactctcatttaaaaattgtgtgttGCAACTGTGTGTCAGATTTCAGAATTGGAATTAATCTTCCTTATGTTATGATACAGTGCAATAAAAAGAACACTTTCAGatatgttcttctgtttcttcacagtaccaataaatttgaaaaacgtTTGAGTTTTAGACTAAGCCATGAGTTGAAGGATGGTGTAAGGGTCCTTAATGGCCCTTTAGTTTTATGGAAACGTGCAGAAAAATTCTACCTTATCTCTTCTCTAAATGGCAGAGTTATGACTGTGTCTGTTAATTTTTCCTCTGTTCAGTGGGCAGGGGAGATTGAAAATCTAGGTATGGTGTTATTAGGACCAAAGGCATGTTTTTTATCTGAGGAAGGATGCACCCAAAAGCTTTCAAAATCGGATTATGCAATTTGGAAGACCACATTTTGTGTATACTCCCTTGAAAATGAAGAAGTCATAAGTGATGCATACATTATCCCTCCTGCTTATAGCAGTGTGGTAActtgtgtgcatgtctgtgcaACTGAGAATGTCAACAACCAGTTAAGAATGTCTCTGATTGCCCTTACTCGAAAGAATCAGCtgatttcatttcaaaatggGACGCCAAAAAGCGTGTGCCAGCTTCCCTTTGGAGATCCTTGTGCAGTTCAGCTTATGGACTCGGGTGGAGGAGAGCTTTTCATCGTATCCTTTAAATCCAATGACATTTGTGCTGTTTGGAAAAAGAACTTTCAG GTTGctgctaagtggaaaaaaattagCTCAGTACTGATAGATGACTTCATAGGAGCTGGAACTGAACAAGTACTGTTACTTTTTCAGGACTCCTTGAATTCAGATTGCCTGAGTTCATTTACAGTAACAGATCTTGGCAACATAAACTATTCA agtGAAACATTGGATTGCAATGAAGATGACTTATTTGAAGACAAAGAAGGGAATCATTATTTGATGGTTCCACCTCTGGAAAGAAGATTGAAA GTTGGATTGGCTTCTATTCAGGAATTAAAGCAGCATCTCTTgcttaaggaaaaaattatttcaaaatattggaaaattttaataaacctGATTCAAGGGAAAGATGAAAGTACATCAGCTGCAGAGAAG gCACATCTTGTTACTCTTTGTGGTAAAGAAGAAAGCCCTGTCTGCACCTTTGAGGAAAAGATACCAGATGATTTTCAAGATTCAGAACGGCTAGTAGAGAAGATATGGTACCGTGTAATAGATGATAGCTTGGTTGTTGGAGTGAAAACGACATCTTCTTTGAAGCT GTCCCTGAATCATGTGACTTTATCACTGGTAATGGATCAAGCTCATAGCTCCAGCTGTCGGCTTATTAAGTGTCACAATAGGGTGATCAAGTTGAGTAGGGATTTTCCCCCAGCATCATGCTCAGTGCCATGTGAAATAGGATCAGAGGCAAAAAGGATCAAGTTGACTATTGAtagtgaggaagagggagaggaagaagaagaagaagaggagaaggatgaGGAAAGCTCTGCTGGAGAACAAGCAtctgagaaagagtgtgtgcaagtCATTACTGCTGTAACACCTTTTTCACCACTTTTAgcattcattgatttctgttgCATTGTGCTGCTACAAAttagggagagggaaaatggtaACTCTTCTGAAGATCATTATGTTTGGTGTGGCAGACTTTTCATAAGTCCAGAAGATCTTTCAAGTAGGAAATACCTGctgacatttccaaagaagaaaccTATAG AACACGTGGAAGATCTCTTTGCACTTCTCACAGCATTTAACAGAGCTTGTTTTCAAATCACATCGCCCACCTATTCTCTGACTTCAATGAAGACGTGGCTACTAGAACACATGAAATGTGAAGTAATCCAAGAATTTCCAGAAATTTGCTTTTGCAAAAGGCCAGGAAGTTTCTATGGCACACTCTTTAACTGGAAACAAAGAACACCATTTGAAGGGATTTTGATAGTCTATTCCAG gaatcAAACAGTTTTGTTCCAGTGCCTTCATAATCTCATCGGAGCTCTCCCTATAAATTGTTTCTTGAAAAAACTAAAATCAGGAAGTGAGGATTTCCTAATTGATCATTTGGCATCATCTTTGGAGAAGGAATTGGTTATCCTTggttctctttcttctgccttaGTTGAGGTTGAAAACAACTTGGTGCAGAGTTGTGAAGCAAGCAAAGAAAAGAGTAGTGGTGTTGTGGCTGCTTTAtcagacagaaaggaaaacattcatCCCTACAGAAAAGAATTTCAGAGAGAAAAGACGCAAACGTTGGGGACGAACCTAAAAGTGAGTGGTGCTCTTTATAGAGAAATGACTTTGAAATTAGCTGAGGTTCAGCTGAGATCAGACCTTGCTGCACAGAAACTGGCTGGTTTATAA
- the FANCB gene encoding Fanconi anemia group B protein isoform X1: MSSNEQERLLCYNGEVLIFRLSKGDVAGKGPAEIPILQVRRMVFDRGARAFIQKSTGFFMLKEENSHLKIVCCNCVSDFRIGINLPYVMIQCNKKNTFRYVLLFLHSTNKFEKRLSFRLSHELKDGVRVLNGPLVLWKRAEKFYLISSLNGRVMTVSVNFSSVQWAGEIENLGMVLLGPKACFLSEEGCTQKLSKSDYAIWKTTFCVYSLENEEVISDAYIIPPAYSSVVTCVHVCATENVNNQLRMSLIALTRKNQLISFQNGTPKSVCQLPFGDPCAVQLMDSGGGELFIVSFKSNDICAVWKKNFQVAAKWKKISSVLIDDFIGAGTEQVLLLFQDSLNSDCLSSFTVTDLGNINYSSETLDCNEDDLFEDKEGNHYLMVPPLERRLKVGLASIQELKQHLLLKEKIISKYWKILINLIQGKDESTSAAEKAHLVTLCGKEESPVCTFEEKIPDDFQDSERLVEKIWYRVIDDSLVVGVKTTSSLKLSLNHVTLSLVMDQAHSSSCRLIKCHNRVIKLSRDFPPASCSVPCEIGSEAKRIKLTIDSEEEGEEEEEEEEKDEESSAGEQASEKECVQVITAVTPFSPLLAFIDFCCIVLLQIRERENGNSSEDHYVWCGRLFISPEDLSSRKYLLTFPKKKPIEHVEDLFALLTAFNRACFQITSPTYSLTSMKTWLLEHMKCEVIQEFPEICFCKRPGSFYGTLFNWKQRTPFEGILIVYSRNQTVLFQCLHNLIGALPINCFLKKLKSGSEDFLIDHLASSLEKELVILGSLSSALVEVENNLVQSCEASKEKSSGVVAALSDRKENIHPYRKEFQREKTQTLGTNLKLWPGPHFCRGAARKRNRLHSGPSCALLSWPAPDTETCGIEQSLCIGSCWYLCHRSTS, from the exons ATGTCATCTAACGAACAAGAAAGGCTCTTGTGTTATAATGGGGAAGTCCTTATTTTTCGATTGTCTAAAGGAGATGTTGCAGGTAAAGGGCCTGCAGAAATACCCATATTACAAGTCAGGAGAATGGTATTTGACAGAGGAGCAAGAGCTTTTATTCAGAAGTCCACTGGATTCTTTATGCTAAAGGAAGAAAactctcatttaaaaattgtgtgttGCAACTGTGTGTCAGATTTCAGAATTGGAATTAATCTTCCTTATGTTATGATACAGTGCAATAAAAAGAACACTTTCAGatatgttcttctgtttcttcacagtaccaataaatttgaaaaacgtTTGAGTTTTAGACTAAGCCATGAGTTGAAGGATGGTGTAAGGGTCCTTAATGGCCCTTTAGTTTTATGGAAACGTGCAGAAAAATTCTACCTTATCTCTTCTCTAAATGGCAGAGTTATGACTGTGTCTGTTAATTTTTCCTCTGTTCAGTGGGCAGGGGAGATTGAAAATCTAGGTATGGTGTTATTAGGACCAAAGGCATGTTTTTTATCTGAGGAAGGATGCACCCAAAAGCTTTCAAAATCGGATTATGCAATTTGGAAGACCACATTTTGTGTATACTCCCTTGAAAATGAAGAAGTCATAAGTGATGCATACATTATCCCTCCTGCTTATAGCAGTGTGGTAActtgtgtgcatgtctgtgcaACTGAGAATGTCAACAACCAGTTAAGAATGTCTCTGATTGCCCTTACTCGAAAGAATCAGCtgatttcatttcaaaatggGACGCCAAAAAGCGTGTGCCAGCTTCCCTTTGGAGATCCTTGTGCAGTTCAGCTTATGGACTCGGGTGGAGGAGAGCTTTTCATCGTATCCTTTAAATCCAATGACATTTGTGCTGTTTGGAAAAAGAACTTTCAG GTTGctgctaagtggaaaaaaattagCTCAGTACTGATAGATGACTTCATAGGAGCTGGAACTGAACAAGTACTGTTACTTTTTCAGGACTCCTTGAATTCAGATTGCCTGAGTTCATTTACAGTAACAGATCTTGGCAACATAAACTATTCA agtGAAACATTGGATTGCAATGAAGATGACTTATTTGAAGACAAAGAAGGGAATCATTATTTGATGGTTCCACCTCTGGAAAGAAGATTGAAA GTTGGATTGGCTTCTATTCAGGAATTAAAGCAGCATCTCTTgcttaaggaaaaaattatttcaaaatattggaaaattttaataaacctGATTCAAGGGAAAGATGAAAGTACATCAGCTGCAGAGAAG gCACATCTTGTTACTCTTTGTGGTAAAGAAGAAAGCCCTGTCTGCACCTTTGAGGAAAAGATACCAGATGATTTTCAAGATTCAGAACGGCTAGTAGAGAAGATATGGTACCGTGTAATAGATGATAGCTTGGTTGTTGGAGTGAAAACGACATCTTCTTTGAAGCT GTCCCTGAATCATGTGACTTTATCACTGGTAATGGATCAAGCTCATAGCTCCAGCTGTCGGCTTATTAAGTGTCACAATAGGGTGATCAAGTTGAGTAGGGATTTTCCCCCAGCATCATGCTCAGTGCCATGTGAAATAGGATCAGAGGCAAAAAGGATCAAGTTGACTATTGAtagtgaggaagagggagaggaagaagaagaagaagaggagaaggatgaGGAAAGCTCTGCTGGAGAACAAGCAtctgagaaagagtgtgtgcaagtCATTACTGCTGTAACACCTTTTTCACCACTTTTAgcattcattgatttctgttgCATTGTGCTGCTACAAAttagggagagggaaaatggtaACTCTTCTGAAGATCATTATGTTTGGTGTGGCAGACTTTTCATAAGTCCAGAAGATCTTTCAAGTAGGAAATACCTGctgacatttccaaagaagaaaccTATAG AACACGTGGAAGATCTCTTTGCACTTCTCACAGCATTTAACAGAGCTTGTTTTCAAATCACATCGCCCACCTATTCTCTGACTTCAATGAAGACGTGGCTACTAGAACACATGAAATGTGAAGTAATCCAAGAATTTCCAGAAATTTGCTTTTGCAAAAGGCCAGGAAGTTTCTATGGCACACTCTTTAACTGGAAACAAAGAACACCATTTGAAGGGATTTTGATAGTCTATTCCAG gaatcAAACAGTTTTGTTCCAGTGCCTTCATAATCTCATCGGAGCTCTCCCTATAAATTGTTTCTTGAAAAAACTAAAATCAGGAAGTGAGGATTTCCTAATTGATCATTTGGCATCATCTTTGGAGAAGGAATTGGTTATCCTTggttctctttcttctgccttaGTTGAGGTTGAAAACAACTTGGTGCAGAGTTGTGAAGCAAGCAAAGAAAAGAGTAGTGGTGTTGTGGCTGCTTTAtcagacagaaaggaaaacattcatCCCTACAGAAAAGAATTTCAGAGAGAAAAGACGCAAACGTTGGGGACGAACCTAAAA